The sequence below is a genomic window from Harmonia axyridis chromosome 1, icHarAxyr1.1, whole genome shotgun sequence.
ttgttgttttttcaaatataattcttaattttgaatttcgacttttttttattttgactagAACCCAGCCCTAATATTCAAGATTATTGATTGAAATCAAAACAGTACCTACCGTTTTTCTCCAGATGGCCAATAAATATGAGAAGGTAGTATGTAAATACTAGCGAAGGCACATCATAATATGAGCAACCAAACATGATCTAACGAAATCTCTTgcaatgatttcaaaaattaacctttctttaaattttcaaaaaactaaaattttttcTAGTCAGCTTACTCCTGGAACCCCCTGTTTGTTATTGTAAATAAAGAGTTAACCAGTAGGAATACTTTATCGAAAAGCATGatgtgtttttattttcaaaaattattatggaATTCACGTTTTCAAATATGGATTACCTGTACAAAAATTcactatttttattgaatttggtaTACTGATTGATGGCTACTATAATTCCTATATCATCATTCCTTTCAACTCTagaattttttgatgatttcttgaaatttaattttgacaAATTTATAGCTGAAATAACTATATTTGTCTAGTCATCTTTTTAATATCACTGAACAATCTTTAAAATTTGATTGTAACAATGCTTTACCCtgtataccctgtagcttacagaataaatcatattatttaCCTACCGGCGCATACACCATTCTGTTTGCTTAGGATTTGCTTCATTACttccaataataaagaaaaaaagataAATAGAAAAggcaagaaaatatttttagcaAACTAAACTCAATCCAATATTCTTATTATTGTTTGGGGAAATTATTCGAATAGcacataaaaatcggtgatttgtaaaaaaaaaattctctaattttgttttgaactgagcaaccaTGTGGTGATGTTTCCACTTAACGGACTCAACCGCGGTATTCGAGATCTGAATTCTGAACCCACTCAGAACAttttttaatggattcggtttTAACTTAATGGTAATTGAttatcaaattttatcaaaCTGAAGTTATATATATTCACAGTAAGTTACTTTTATTTCAGTAAGGATAATTTTGATGATCACACAAACCTTTTAGCcgtatatacagagtgattcacagAGATGgctctattagacgtttatggaaaatttatcATAATTGTTAgctgaaaatttacatattGGAGTTggagacaatgatttttcttcctaaaatattctcagatctcttcaacttccggttataccggaaacagactactacttcctcatttcgaatggcacacccagtgtTTAATTGCATCATTGAAAAGCTTTTTTCAtgacatttttggaaatatgcctTACTTTGGGTAataactcaacggttcatgagttaataggattcttatgaaaaaaatggtggcggtgaggaattttttttaaatttttaggcAGATgcagcttttttcgaaaaaaaatttttttttcgttaatcAGATTTGATTATACAGTTGACAAAATTGAATTGATGCTTCGATTTGAGTTATCGAGGTGAGATTTTCTCTCAGATTATCTTTTAGTCCTATTCGACGACGGAGTTCACCATAATGTGGACATCGAGATAGAAGGTGTTCTACACTTAAAAAGGTGTCACAACAGTAATCACACATAGGAGGTACATCTGATGACATCAAGTAGAAGTGTGTCAGCTTGGTGTGTGATATTCTTAATCTTCTCATAACAATTTATGTTATAAATATAATCTCAGGGAATATTTTGGGAGCTAATTGAAgctcaaattttgttttgacgtcatttcattcaaattttaagtttgttttataactgtaatttattggaaataaagggatattattattaattagttGCGGTATTATTAAAGTAGCAAATGAAGTGCAGTAAGTGGCGGTATTTACTTCGTATGCCGATAGCACTCGAGTGGGATCAGAACGCcattgaattttctgatattttctcTCTTCTTTTTTAACTAAGACCTGTCGATACATTTTTTCGATGTCACCTGTAAGAACAATATTATGAATACGGAAACGCAATATCACGGATATCAAGTCGTCCTGTATTGTAGGACCGACGGCTAATATGTCGTCAAGAGAAAAACCTGTAGTAGATTTTCGACTCGCAGTTCAGTCGTCATGcttgtatttttcaaaacacAATGGTGCGGGTAACTAAAATCCATCCTAAGAAATACTATCTAATTTTGTCATGTGATTGAGTTTGATATATTCATCCATGAACTTCGTATATTGGTTTTTTAGATCGTTATTTTTCGCTAATTTATTTTCTAATGAATGAAATCTTACCTCAGCTGCCCTTAGTGAATCACCTAATTTTGAAATCGGTTCTTTCATGTGAAGACTTACTATGAATCTACTTGAATTATCTCGTAAAGCATTATTCACAGAACGATTCTCCAGgcgaaaataatgtttttattgGGCATTCCTcgattttccaaaatatttcaatttgatcatTGAGATTCTAGAAGATACACGTCCCATATCACAACAAGAATTTTGAGATTGTTTATCGAGATATAAAGGCCGAAACGTGTTTTCCGTAGGCAGATTAGCTCCCAATTTTACCTGCCCCCTGCACAATAGAGTATAAAAGAAGTCATTACCTATGAGTATCTCTATGGGGTTACTAATGTTGAAATGAGTTATGAGTAATGTTATGTTTGAAGGTATTTCTAAAGATCAAATGAGATTGCGGGGATGTTCCGgttatttatggaataatgaagCATGATAACGTtgtaaaatgaattgaatctaGAATGAATTTCTACAAATGTGTGAGTATCTCaattagggctgggactttttcgcctttttgtattcgaatattcatccataaatttattcgattattcgaataattcattcaaacaaatattcatgcttaattattcatgagtagtcatgaatattcaactattcgttgattattcagtgattattcaatgattattcagtgattattcaatgattattcagtgattattcagtgattattcaatgaatatttagtcaatattcagtgattaaactcatgttttaatgaaccaataaaccgagcgttttgatgagtgaatataccctttgcgacgtggtataatcgttttggtgttatgcctctcgccatatacgctctattagtgtgacgtcacacaccgccatttttggttctcctgtcagtgttcggaatccaaacaaataaattgtcattcaaattagtacgatctcgtttttataatcaaattgtcgtttggtaaatacagagatttttttatcacatgacaacgtacaaaatacaatagatccttaaatagacgcagtaaaaccttcgctgggacaatacaatctacattcTGCATAGACCCTTTACAGGTCTAaaggtacaaaaagaatgatcgagcggattctgagaacattgaattcttcaagaatacacATACTGATCAATTatacggaattttcaaaaaactttgttttctgattcagttttgttAGGGAAGGATGTTACTTCAGTCTCAgtcgatgtgtgtacattttaagaccatagatttaaaagaatataaagattcgtcggttcgcaattcagaatacataaaacaatatttgaccactgaaatagagcaaTGTCTAGAAATGTCAATGCATACGGAATAGGAAGGCAAGGTTACATTtacgaatgtagaatcttatactattattattagaactctttatttgtaaattcatatgttagaatcttatattccatttttaaatttttttattgatgaaatccaaattttatttatttttctttggcTGAATATCTTTTTCTACTACTATTAaacgaataataattttaattcaattgtatttatcaatttcaatattatgtaatttccagtaattttaatattaataaaacgatttgtccgtagtgaatcacaaaaccttgttttaatcattcctgaatagtgagtcaagtgatcattcaaactttcattcgtaacttcataaatatctaactactcactgaatagaaaactattcagtGGATACTCAACTactcactgattattcatgaatagaaaagtagtcattgattattcaactattcggtgaatactcgactattcactgattattcatgaatagaaaagtagtcattgattattcaactattcggtgaatactcgactattcactgattattcatgaatagaaaagtagtcattgattattcagtgaatattcatgattattcgaataatgcaaaatgcaattattcgaataattattcaatgattattcgaatattcaaatcattcattcatgattcccagccctaatcTCAATATGATGTCGTTTGATTTATCCCGGTAACTACTAATTTGCAAGAATTAGTTTTAACTTTAGCCGATGGCATAAATTTTGGATTATGAAATAACTTTCAGAGCCGCTATGCAATAGCGTTCTACAGCCGTGTGAGTTTCCGCTTGAATCGATGATATTGACTATAACCGTTGACAAAAGGGTATGTCTATTATTCTGTGTGGAACATGATGAAATTGATTTATGCATATCCCGAATTTCCGGAATAGGCATTTCTTCGTTTTCAATTTTACCGGTAACTGATGATATTTTTGGCGATTTATTGTTGAAATGAAGAAGAGTGTTATGTAATTGGCCCCATTCACGACAATTACTTGCCAAACATCTACTTGAAAGATGGGACcagtatttctttatttataccTATTGGTATAGGTATAGTTTTCTTAAGCTCTCTTGAGAAGTTCTCGAGTCATTTTTCGTTTCCCGGAAAAAATAACTGACTGAGGTTGAGGTCTATGAGAAATTGTGTATTTATTCCTCCTTTAAACGCCTCGAATATATTTGAGTCAAGAGGTCAGTAGATTTCGAATAGATTGACTAATGTCGCTTCTCagggaaataaaaattgaaaatgaaaaggtcATCGATTTATTTGTCTCAAGAATAAATCTAAAAGGCTcaatatcattttgtaatgagaCTATAGCAGggatttttattttaagttaAATCAgccaaaaatcacaaaaaagagaaaaatgtttCGACAGAAAGGTTGATGGTTCTGATGGGGCAGTCCACTACTGCTAGATActctttcatttattttccCCTTACCCCTTTTGGAGGGTAGTGTTTGGTAATTTGCTGGTTCTGATTTTGGTTTTTCAATttagtggactgtattttatgaatatgaaaatagaATAGATTGGTTTTTTAATAGTTTAATGTAATAATTGGCGATGTGTATctcgtgaaaaattgaaattgaatgaataaaatgagtGGTCCATATGTATCATTTTGATAAGGTGTACGCAGACACCGGAGTATGATACGTTGCCAGATCAACagaaaagaattcaaaattatagtAAAATCCTAACAGGTAGGGCACAACTTGGGAATTTAAAACAAGAACGCCTGTTcttattgcagattcgtattccACGGCAATAATACAATACGTAAAATACGGACGTTTTCTGCtttttgttttcagtacatgtactgtcattgatcatttggaaatggcgaaattatttgtttgGTTTAAAACAATTCCCTTTAATTAATATCGATGtatcaataattattgaaagacGATTATATGAAATCTAGAAGAAATCTCCGTCAAGACGGTTTTCTTTATGCCCAGAActttttccattatttcaaGAAATTGTTGTACAATTTACGACTAAAGTTTCATTCGAATGATTAATGGAACTGATACATGAAGAAATGGTCATTTCgacggaaaattcaaactctTTCTTCTTCAGCCATCTGTGACGAGTCGTGAAAAACTGTTCGTACAAAAATTTTCTAGTTTTAGCTGTAGAAtatgaatctgcaataaaacaCAGGAATTCCGATTTGAAGTTGACACCCGTGTCCCCAAAGGGGAAATTAAATGAAAGAGGTTCTGgcataaatattaaatttaaaaaaaacacctggtATATATTCCATAAAACACTTTTGATTTCATATATTGCGCTCAAGAAATATACAATTTCTGATGAACCTTTGTCTGTTATTTTTTTGCGAATATGCAAATAACTCGAGATTAACTCAAGATAGCTTGGGAAAAGTACAACAAATGATCGTATGAATTTGGAAATACCTATGAATATGCAATGAGATGGAAGATTCAATTTGAAAGAGAAAACAGTATTTTCAGTGGAATTAGAGTcctgtatttaaaaaaaaaaatttgcggGACCCCTATCTAATTACGGCATTGATCTTGACCTAACTCAAAAATTATAAGTTTCTTTGTTTTTCTCGAGCGAAAGTTATAAATCTTAATGATTGACAgacaaattttaatttaatgacTTATTCGTCATCAGAAAATCTAACCTTATCGTTTCAAATCATTATTGGTTAAAATTGTCACCTATTGTTAAAATTTAAGTTTGTTAATTGCTTCATTTCTACAGAGggtataaatatatttacgAGCTTATATTTCAGGCAGTTCATTCTGAAGAGTTGTTCAGCTAGTAAGTACATTtgtgaatatttgatttttttcatttcttgtagcAATGCCGAACCTTAGGAAATTTTCGGTAAGTTGATTCTTGATTGGTCTTTTATCAATTATATCCTTTTTGCTCATATAAAATAGTGCTAGTCATTCAGTATTTTGtggtattcaaaaatattttataaaaatattgctGCAGGAAAGTAATAGAGGAGATTCATTTCGAATTCATCGTGCATTTAATGATGACAAACGAGACGAGAGACGACTTTCATGGAGAATCCCCCGAGCAAGTCATGGAACAGTGAATGAATCGATGATTGAGAGACGCAATTCATGGAGATACCCAAGAGAAGAAATGAACCCAACGGTCAGCATCAAGCGaagaatttcatataaaattccaattgaaatcaagaaaaattcagatttgagAAAATATTGGTTACAGAGATTTTCTCTCTTCAGTCGATTTGACGATGGAATCAAGCTTGACGAGGGtaagttataaataattttcttcttATACTTTGAATTTAAGTTATATTGGCATTCTCTGATCTCACTTTTTTTTACAGAGAGTTGGTATTCCGTCACTCCGGAGTTCATCGCCAGAAAAACTGCGGAGAGATTGAAAACTAATGTGATAATTGATGGCTTTTGTGGAGCTGGAGGAAATGCCATACAGTTCGCCTTCACTTGTAACAAAGGTAAGGAAATAAAATGATATATGgttcatattaaaacaaaatcaatttcAGTGATAGCAATCGACATCGAcccgaaaaaaattgaactggCGAGAAATAATGCAGCAGTTTATGGTGTATTGCATAAAATCGAATTTATGGTTGGTGATTTTATTCAATTAGCTTCAGAAATCGAAGGAGATGCTGTCTTTTTGAGTCCACCATGGGGTGGTCCATCTTATATAAATGAGAAATCATACGACCTGGAAAATATGCTACAACCAGTTCCATTTTCAGAATTGGTAGAAGTCAGCAAAAAAATTTCTCCGAATATTGCCGTTTTTCTTCCTAGGAATAGTAATACCTTTGATGTAAGTACGAATAATGTTTTtgtattcagatttttttttaacgaataatttgatatcatgatgaattgtttttacatattattattaatattgcatTGCAGTTGGCGGTTAAACCAATTGACTGCTATGTCACAACTGATGAATTAAAGATATTTTACTCTTAAAGATATTTACACTTGTTGCATTTACCGCACTATTGTCCATAGAATTCCATCTGTCCATTACACAGTTAGTGAGGAAATTTTTCCGCATGTTCGGATTCAAAAGTCcaatgataaaaataatataataataataataataaattatttgaaaaaccaTAGGATATTCATGATTGGTTTTCTATTTCAGATGGAAAAATATGCAGGAAAAAATGGATtagtgaaaattgaaaaaaatttcatggataaAAGATTAGTAGGTGTTACAGTATATTTTAATGACATTGTAAAAAAAATGGAGACCACGGGAACATAAGCGGAGTGTAGGAAGACCACCAAAACGCTGGTTGGATGATATTAAAACAAAGGTCGGACGATGTTGGCACCGTTTGGCTCAAGAtagggaaaattggaaaattcagggggcggcctatgtccaggagtggatgcagacaggctgttgaagaagaagaagaagattgtaaaatatgataagtgtagaaataaatgatacaaaaaaatttgataattttattgaaaaatcctttCATTTTCAGAACTATA
It includes:
- the LOC123684672 gene encoding trimethylguanosine synthase-like; amino-acid sequence: MIERRNSWRYPREEMNPTVSIKRRISYKIPIEIKKNSDLRKYWLQRFSLFSRFDDGIKLDEESWYSVTPEFIARKTAERLKTNVIIDGFCGAGGNAIQFAFTCNKVIAIDIDPKKIELARNNAAVYGVLHKIEFMVGDFIQLASEIEGDAVFLSPPWGGPSYINEKSYDLENMLQPVPFSELVEVSKKISPNIAVFLPRNSNTFDMEKYAGKNGLVKIEKNFMDKRLVGVTVYFNDIVKKMETTGT